In a genomic window of Gossypium arboreum isolate Shixiya-1 chromosome 9, ASM2569848v2, whole genome shotgun sequence:
- the LOC108456051 gene encoding purine-uracil permease NCS1-like: MASKCIVSHLHLYPHLSLHSAIPHQHPNFSRLPPTNLSLPVKFKASFTKRCIILVPRASSSSSGQSSVGKKVYEFDPHPTLTNDDLKPTRPSQRNYHWKQMARHWVGLVVGVPAYYMAGSLVELGMAWWQGIATVVAANMILLVPLVLTGHPGTKYGISFPVLARSSFGIRGAHVPTSLSALVCCGWYGIESWIGGEAIYLFLPNSIKQSSFSQPLPWLGTSPLEFACFIAFSLVQLVAVLKGMEGVKAFQKYAAPTLIMLTSFLLIWAYVKAAGLGHLLNMSSRLSSSEFWSLFFPSLTANISFWTTIALNIPDFTRFAKTQRDQIIGQAGLPIFMGLFTFVGLAVTSSTQIIFGHVISNPIHLLGQIGGLTTMILAILGISLATMATNIAANVVAPANALVNLYPSKLTYRTGALLSALFCVAFQPWRLLKSSESFVYTWLVGYSALLGPIGGIVLADYYLIRQTKLSLKDLYSLSPEGAYYYCGGFNLAALAALVIGILPVIPGFLQKVGILSSVSDAFVVIYNNAWFFSFFSAGLLYWILASLGFERETK; this comes from the coding sequence ATGGCTTCCAAATGCATCGTCTCCCATCTCCATTTGTATCCCCACCTTTCTCTTCACTCTGCTATACCTCATCAACATCCCAACTTCTCACGCCTTCCTCCCACTAACTTATCCTTACCAGTCAAATTTAAGGCCTCGTTTACGAAAAGATGTATCATTTTAGTCCCCAGGGCATCATCATCGTCTTCAGGTCAATCCAGTGTTGGAAAAAAGGTTTATGAATTTGATCCTCATCCAACTCTCACCAATGATGACCTCAAGCCGACAAGACCAAGTCAAAGGAACTACCACTGGAAGCAAATGGCCAGACATTGGGTTGGTCTTGTTGTTGGTGTTCCAGCATATTACATGGCAGGTAGTCTTGTTGAGCTGGGGATGGCTTGGTGGCAAGGGATTGCCACTGTTGTTGCTGCCAACATGATTTTGTTAGTGCCGTTAGTCCTCACGGGTCACCCTGGCACCAAATATGGAATCTCTTTCCCTGTCCTGGCGAGATCATCTTTTGGCATTCGTGGTGCACATGTTCCTACTTCGCTTAGTGCTTTGGTTTGTTGTGGGTGGTATGGGATAGAGAGTTGGATTGGAGGTGAGGCTATCTACCTTTTTCTCCCAAACTCCATTAAACAATCTTCGTTTTCTCAACCCTTACCATGGCTTGGCACTTCCCCTCTTGAATTCGCTTGTTTTATTGCCTTTTCGTTGGTCCAGCTGGTCGCAGTTTTGAAGGGTATGGAAGGGGTTAAAGCCTTCCAAAAGTACGCAGCTCCCACACTGATCATGCTCACATCATTTCTTCTCATTTGGGCTTATGTCAAGGCTGCTGGTTTGGGCCACTTACTAAACATGTCCTCTAGGCTATCCTCCTCGGAGTTTTGGTCTTTGTTTTTCCCTTCCCTCACCGCTAATATAAGCTTCTGGACTACTATAGCACTCAACATTCCAGATTTTACTCGGTTTGCCAAGACTCAGAGGGATCAAATTATTGGTCAGGCCGGCCTTCCTATCTTCATGGGATTATTTACTTTTGTTGGCCTAGCTGTAACATCTTCTACTCAAATTATTTTCGGCCATGTTATCTCTAATCCAATTCACCTTCTTGGCCAAATTGgaggattgacaacaatgatacTAGCCATTCTAGGAATAAGCCTAGCCACAATGGCAACCAACATTGCGGCCAATGTCGTTGCGCCAGCAAATGCATTGGTCAATCTCTACCCTTCCAAGCTCACATACAGAACAGGTGCTCTGCTGTCAGCATTGTTTTGCGTTGCGTTTCAGCCATGGAGACTGCTAAAATCTAGTGAAAGCTTTGTATATACATGGCTAGTGGGATACTCAGCGTTGTTGGGTCCAATCGGTGGCATTGTCTTAGCAGATTATTATCTTATTCGGCAAACCAAATTAAGCCTCAAGGACTTGTATTCTTTAAGTCCCGAGGGGGCTTATTACTATTGTGGAGGCTTCAATTTGGCAGCATTGGCAGCTCTAGTAATTGGGATTTTGCCAGTAATCCCAGGATTCTTGCAAAAAGTGGGGATTCTATCATCAGTTTCAGATGCTTTTGTTGTCATATACAACAATGCTTGGTTTTTCAGCTTCTTCTCTGCAGGTCTATTATACTGGATTTTGGCAAGCTTGGGTTTTGAGAgggaaacaaagtaa